TCCAAGCTGCGCCCCGGTGACGTCATCCGGATCCCGGCCGGCCGGCGTGCCGGGCTGGCCGTGGTGATCGACCCGGGCGTGGGCGGCTTCGGCGAGCCCCGGCCGATGGTGCTCACCCAGGACCGGTGGGCCGGCCGGGTGCCGGCCAGCGATTTCCCCGGCCTGGTCGAGGTGCTGGACCGGGTGCGGGTGCCGAAGAACTTCAACCCGCGGTCGCCCGCCGCCCGGCGGGACCTGGCCGCGGCCGTCACCGGGACCGGCCTGGACCGGCGCGAGGGGCGCCGCAACCGCACCCGCTCCGGCGCGGCCGACGACCACGAGCTGGCGCTGCTGCGCATCCAGATGCGGCAGCACGCCTGCCACCAGTGCCCGGACCGGGAGGAGCACGCGCGCTGGGCCGAGCGGCGGCACCGGCTGGAGAAGGACACGGACGCGCTGCGTGACAAGGTCGCCGGCCGGACCGGTTCGCTGGCCCGGACGTTCGACGCGGTCTGCGGCATGCTGACCGTGCGCGGCTACCTGTCCGAGTCCGGTGAGGTCACCGACGCGGGCCGCATGCTGGCCCGGATCTGGACCGAGACGGACCTGATGGTCGCGGAGTGCCTGCGGCGCGGCACGTGGGAGGGGCTGGCCCCGGCCGAGCTGGCCGCCGCGGTGTCGGTCGCGGTCTACGAGGCGCGGCGGGAGGGCGACGAGCGCGCGTCCGTGCCGCGCGGCCCGGTCGCGGACGCGGTCGAGGCGACCACGAAGATCTGGGCCGAGCTGGAGGCCGAGGAGGCGTCCCGCGGCCTGGAGCTGACCCGCGAACCGGATCTGGGGTTCGTCTGGCCGATCTACCGCTGGGCCCGCGGCGAGTCGCTGGAGAAGGTGCTGGCCAGCGGCCACAACCTGGACGGTGACATGCCCGCCGGCGACTTCGTGCGGTGGGCGCGGATGGTGGTGGACCTGCTCGGGCAGATCTCCAACGCCAGCGGCGCGACCGAGGAGGTGCGCACGACCGCCCGGCAGGCGATCGGCGTGGTCAACCGGGGCGTTCTGGCCTACAACGCGGTGGCGTGACGCTCTCGCCCGTTTTCTGGCTCCCTGACCGAAGCTGACCCTTCGGTCAGGGAGGTCTCACCGTTGGTCACTGGCGGTCCCGGCATGTGGGCGCGACCATTCGCACGGGGTTACACGTCCGTTCGGGGAGGGCGCTGCGGTGTCGGGTCAGATCCACCACTTCGAGTACGGCGTCATCACGCCGGTCCTCAGCTACGCGCTCTCGGTGCTCGGCTCGGTGCTCGCGCTCACCTGCGCCGTCCGCGCCCGGGAGGCCGACTCCACCGGCCGGCGTGCGCGGTGGATCGCGGGCGCGTCGATCGCGCTCGGCGGCACCGCGATCTGGACCATGCACTTCATCGCCATGCTCGGTTTCGGGGTCGAGGGCACCACCATCCGGTACGGCGTGCCGCTCACCGTGGTCAGCCTGGTGCTCGCGATCGTCTCGGTCGGCATCGGGCTGAGCCTGGTCGGCTTCGGCCGGGCGAACTTCGTCAAGATCCTCGGCGGTGGCCTGTTCACCGGCGTCGGCGTCGCGGCCATGCACTACACCGGCATGGCCGGCATGCAGCTGGACGGCACCATCCGCTACGACCCGGTCCCGGTCGTGCTCTCCGTGCTGATCGCGGTGGTGGCCGCGATCGTGGCGCTGTGGCTGTCCGTGCGGGTGCGCGGCGGGTGGGCGATCGCCGGCTCCGCGCTGATCATGGGCGTGGCGGTCAACGGCATGCACTTCACCGGCATGACCGCGATGCGCGTCGAGCTGCACTCCGAGACGGTCCGGCACACCGGCGTCACGTCCGGCACGCTGCTGGTGCCGATCGTGGTCGGCGTGATCGTCGGCGTGATCGGGCTGGTCTACGCGATGCTGTCCGCGCCGTCCGACGAGGACCGCGCCGCGCTCGCCTACATCGAGTCGCGCCGCAACGCCGGCGCCGCTCCCGGCCCGGGCCCGGCGGACGGCGCGGGCCCGGCTCCCGCGGGCCCGCCGGCCGGGCGCGGGCGCCGCGGGGTCATCGCGGCGGGTGACGCGTTCGCGCCGCAACCGCCCCGTGCGCCCACCCCGGGCGGCTCCGGTTTCCACGGCTTCGAGCCGAGGAAGAAGACCTGACACCACCTCCCCACCGAAGGCCCGGCGCTCCCGCGCCGGGCCTTCGGCTCGGGCGGCGACGCCGCACGTGATCCCGGCCCGCGGGAGGCGCGCGGCGCGGCGAGGCGACCGGCTCGAAGGGCCCGGACCCGCCGGTTGCCCGTCCCGCGAGGTGTCTGCCCCACCCGGGCCGGGCCCTGCGGCGCTCGGGACCCTCCGGCGCTCAGGCTCTGCGGCGCTCGGATCCTGGCCGACCCGGGATCCTGGCCGACCCGGGATCCTGGCCGACCCGGGATCCTGGCCGACCCGGGATCCTGGCCGACCCGGGATCCTGGCCGACCCGGGATCCTGGCCGACCCGGGATCCTGGCCGACCCGGGACCCTGGCCCACCCGGGACCCTGGCCCACCCGGGACCCTGGCCCACCCAGGACCCTGCGGTGTCCGGGACCCTGCCGCGCTCGGCATGCCGAGGCGGCCGGCCTGCGAGGAATGCGGGCCAGGTGTGACCGAGCCGGGGGCCGCCTGGCCCGCCGGCGCCGGATCGGGCGTGCCGTACCGCGGAGTCGGCTTTCGCAGATGGCGGGCGGTGACTTTACCGCTGATATATAACGGCGATATTTTCGGTCCATGAGCCCACGCGCCGCGGACCCGGAGGTCCGCCCGAAACTGGTCGAGGCCGCCGCCCGGATCCTGGGCGAGGAGGGCCCGGCCGCGCTCACCAGCCGCCGCCTCGCCGCCGAGGTCGGCACCTCGACGATGGCCGTGTTCAGCCGCTTCCGGAGCATGGCCGAGATCCACTACGCGGTCCGTCAGGAGGGTTTCACCCGCCTGCACACCGCGCTGGACGCGCTGCCCCGCACCGCGGACCCGGTCACCGACCTGGTCGCGGCCTGCGACGAGCTCTTCGCCGCCGGTGTGCGCAACCCGCACCTCTACCGCGCGATGTTCATCGAACGCCCGCCGGAGGCCGACGACCTCGGCGTCGGGACGTACACGCGGCTGGTCGCCCTGGTCCGCCGCTGCGTCGACGCCGGCCGGTTCCCGGCGGCCGGTGGGCTGCCCGCGGCGCCGGAGGTGTGGGCCGCGCAGCTGTGGAGCATGCGGCACGGCCTGGTCACCATGGCGATCGCCGGTCTGCTCCCGCCCGGCCAGGTGCGGTTCGTGCTCGACGACATGACGCTGCGGCTGCTGATCGGCTACGGCGACGACCCGGCGCACGCCCGGGTCTCCATCTCCACGGGAGGGCAGTGGCATGAGTGACCGATTCGGCGAGTTGTGGGAGCGTACCGGTGGATTCCCGGGTCTCGTGCAGTCGTCGCTGCCGCCGGTCGCGCTGGTCGCGGCGAACGGGCTGTGGGGCCTCCACCCCGCGATCGCGGTCGCGGGCGGCGTGGCGCTGGCGGTCGCGGTGTGGCGGGCGTCCCGCGGCCAGTCGCTGCGCCCCGCGGCCGGCGGCCTGATCGGCGTGGTGATCTCCGGTTCGCTGGCCGCCCGCAGCGGCGAGGCCCGCGACTTCTTCCTGGCCGACATCGCCTGGTACGGCGTGGCCGCCGTGCTCCTCGCGATCTCCGTCCTGATCCGCCGCCCGCTGGTCGGCGTGGTCTGGAGCGTGCTGCGCGGCGCCGGCCCGTCCTGGCGGCACGACCCGGCGTCGCTGCACGGATACGACCTCGCCACCGCCGTGCTCGCCGCGGTCTTCGCCACCCGGTTCGCGGTGCTGCACCACCTCTACACGCGGGACGAGGTCGGCTGGCTGACGGTGTCGAAGATCCTGATGAACTATCCGCTGTGGGCGCTCGCGCTGGCGGTCGCGGTCTGGGCGGCCCGCCGTTCCGGCCGCCGCCTCGCCCACTGCACGGCCTGAACCTACGCCTGGCGTCGTTCCAGGACAAAGACCGGGATCACGCGATCGGTCTTCGTCTGGTACGTCGCGTAGTCCGGCCAGGCCTCGCAGGCGCGCTCCCACCACTCCGCCCGCTCCGCGCCGTGCACCTCGCGCGCGTCGTAGTCGTGCTTGGAGTCGCCGTCCTGCAGCTCGACGTGCGGGTGCGCGATCAGGTTGTAGTACCAGACCGGGTGCTTGGGGGCGCCGCCGAGCGAGGCCACCACCGCGTACCGGCCGTCGTGCTCGACCCGCATCAGCGGGGTCTTGCGCAGCTTGCCGCTCTTCGCGCCCACCGAGGTCAGCACGACGATCGGCTTGCCGCGCAAATCGTTGCGCTCCGCGCCGTCCGACGCCTCGAACGTCTCGGCCTGCTCGCGCGCGTACTCGGACGGGCTGGGTGCGTACTCTCCGGTCAATGGCATGATCCGATGGTAGACACATCCGGCGGGCGGATGCTTGCACAAGACATGTCCGGTGTCGGTTGCCCGTCGCTCCGGTGCCCTCGGCGCGGTCCGCGCACCATCCTGTCTATATGCGTCCTCTTCGATACGTCGCCGTCCTTCTGGTCGCCGTGGTGCTGCTGGCGCCCGGTGCCGCGCTCGCCGCGGCGCCCGGTGCCGCGGCGGTGGGGACCGTCTCGCTCACCTTCGACGACGGGCCGCACGCGACCTACACGCCGCAGATTCTCGACGTGCTCGCCGCCGAGCGCGTCACCGCCACGTTCTGCCTGGTCGGCACGCAGGCGCAGCGCTATCCCGCGCTGGTCCGCCGGATCGTCGCGGACGGCCACCGGCTGTGCAACCACTCGATGCGGCACGACAACATGTCCACCTGGACGCCCGCGCAGATCGAGGCGGACCTGCTGGCCGCGAACGCCGCCATCCGCGCGGCCGCGCCGGACGCGCGGATCCCGTACTTCCGTGCGCCGTACGGTGCCTGGGGGCAGTCCGCCGCGGTCGCGGCCGGGCTCGGCATGGCCCGCCTCGGCTGGACCGTCGACCCGCGCGACTGGAGCCGGCCCGGCACCGACGCGATCGTGACCGCGGTCCTGGCTCAGCTCCGGCCGGGCGGCATCGTGCTGATGCACGACGGCGGCGGCGACCGTTCCCAGACCGTGGCCGCGCTGGCCGTGCTGATCCCACGGCTGCGCACGGACGGCTGGACGTTCGCGGTCCCGCCCACGCTCACCCCGGCGGCAGCGTGAGCGAGGCGGACGGCACCAGGTTGAGGTCGCGGATCGCGCCGCGCAGGTCGTCCGGCCGGAGCCACAGCCGGTACTCCGGCTCGACCCGGAAATAGTCCTCCGGACCGAACAGCTCGCGGGTACGCATGTCCGCGCAGTACCGCTCCCGCCAGGCGCGCGGGCCGCCGGTGAGCTCGCGTCCCGCCACCAGCGACCGGGTGATCTGGAACAGCCGCTCCATCGACCGGTACTCGTACGCCAGCAGCGTCTCCGCGGACTCCCAGATGCCGCGCCGCGCCGCCCGCGCCTCGACCGCGGCACCGATCAGCAGCGCCAGGTCCGCCGCACCCGGGATCGACGGATGGATCACGAACGGCGCCGCCCACCCGGCCCGGACCAGGTCGAGGTTGAACGTGGACCGCTGCTCGCGCGTCATCGTCCGGCGCTCCGCCGCGGAGTAGTCCGGGGCGAGGTAGGCCAGCAACCGGTGATTGCTGTCGAACGGCGTGTCCGCGGTCCGCACGAACAGGTTGCGCCGCGTCCCGTTCTCCCTGGTCAGTCGCGCCGCGATGTTCGCCTTGCCGAACTCCGACGCGGCCTGCCCCTGCGCGAGGTGCAGCGTGCCGGCGTGGCCGGTCTCCAGCCGTGGCTTCAGGTGCTCCGCGAGCGCGTCGCCGATCGGCGCCCGGCCCTCGTCCATCCAGGACGCGAGCTGCTTGAAGTCCTGATCGATCGCGGCCGCGCGCTCCGCCGACCGCGCGGTCACCTCCGGCGTGTCCACACTCAGCATCCGCACCGGCATGCGGAGATTCGGCGTGTCACCGTCGGTGACGTCGACGAGCGCACGCGCGCCCAGGTTCGGCATCGAGGCACCCGCCGGCGCCCAGAGGATCTGCACGGGGTCCATATCGGTGTCCACCTGCCCGCAGAAGTGTCCTGACGCTCCCAGCACAGCACCGTTCCGCGGTGAACCGACATACACCTGCGGAAAGCCGACCCGATCGGGTCGGCTTTCCGGCCGCCGGGACGCGAGGACCCCCGCCCGATGCGCCGGGCGGGGGTCCTCGTCGTACGGCGAGAGGGGATCAGTTCTCGCCGACGGGGTTGCCGTTCGCGTCGTACGCGGCGCCCTCGGCGCCCGCGTCCTCCGCGGCGGCCTCGTCCTCGGCGCCGGCCTCAGCCTCGGCGTCCGCACCCGCGTCCGCCTCGGCACCCGCGTCCGCCTCGGCACCCGCGTCCGCCACGCCACCGACGCCGGCGGCGGCCTTCGCCTCGGCGAGCGCCAGGCAGGCCTCGAAGAAGACGGTCTGCGCGTCCGTGACGGCCTGCGCCGCGTCCTCGGCACCGGCCTCCGCCTCGGCGTCCGCACCCGCGTCGGCCTCGGCACCGGCCGCGTCCTCCGCGCTGGCGCTCGCGTCGGCCTCCGCCTCGGCGGCCTTCTCGGCCTCGGCCTCCTCGGCCTCGGCCTTCTCGGCCCAGCCGGCGGCCATCTCCGCGGACTTCTTCGCCGACTTCGTGGTGGCGGCGATCTCCTTCTCCGCCTCCTCCTTCGCGGCGGCGTCCGCGGCGGACTCGCTCTCCTCCGGGGCCGCGGTCTCCTCGGCGGCGCCCTCACCCGCGACGTCCTCCTGGGCGGTCTGCAGCGCGGCCGCGAAGACGTCACAGGACTCGTCCAGTGCCACGGCCGCGGCCTGTGCCGCCTCCACTGCGTCGGCGCCGCCCTCCGGCGCGAGCTCCGCGCCGTCGCAGAGCACCACACCGGCGTTGATCTCGACCTCGGCGCACTCGGCCACGTTGAACTGCTGGCCCTCGACGTTGATCAGACCGGCCGTGGCCGCCGCCTCGTTCTTGTTCTCACCGGCGTTGGCGAAGCCGAGGCCCGTGACGCCGGCCACCACGATCGCGCCTGCGACAACGGCCGCGCCGATCGCCTTGCGGTTCTTCAGGGTGCCGTATCGCCATTGCATGTCTGCCACCACTCCCAGCGGGCTCGGATTCATGAACGTGCGCGCACCGGGTCCTACGCGGGCCGCCGCCGGAAAGGTTCAGAGTCGGCCGGAATCGGCGCCGATTCACCCATACGTGGGCGTATGCATCCGGTTACTTGAGATCGTTGACCAAGGGGACATCGATGTATAAGGTCTGCGCGACCCGGCTGCGGAGGAGAGGGATGACCACCACACCGCTGTCCCTGCCGGCACCGCCGGAGCGGGCACCCGAGTTCGGTGGGGACTCGCTCATCGTCTGCGAGAACCTGGTCCGGATCTATCAGACCGGGTCGATCGAGGTGCAGGCACTGCAGGGCCTCGACCTGACCGTGGACGCGGGAGAGATGGTCGCGGTCGTCGGCGCCTCCGGCTCCGGCAAGTCGACGCTGCTGTCCATCCTGGCCGGCATCGACGCGCCCACCGCGGGCCGGGCGCGGGTGGACACCTGGAACCTGCTCGACATGTCCCGCGCCGACCGGGTGCGCTACCGGCGGCACACGGTCGGGTTCGTCCGGCAGCAGACCGCGAGCAACCTGGTGCCGTACCTGACCGCGAGGCAGATGGTGGACCTGCCGATGACGGCGGCGCGCACCCCGTCGCGGACCAGGAAGGCACGGGTTCCCGAGCTGCTGGCCATGCTCGGCGTGGGCGATCTCGCGGACCGGCGGCCGGCGCAGCTCTCCGGCGGCCAGCAGATGCGGGTCGCGATCGCGGTCGCGCTGGCGAACGCGCCGCGCGTGCTGCTGGCCGACGAGCCGACCGGCGAGCTGGACACCACGACCTCGGCCGAGGTCTTCGGCGCGCTGCGCGACGTCAACCGCGAGCTCGGCGTCACCGTCGTGGTCGTCACCCACGACCCGGAGGTCAGCGGGCAGGTCGAGCGCACGGTCGCGATCCGCGACGGGCGCACCAGCAGCGAGGTGCTGCGCCGCGCCGCCGTGAACGGCGACGGCGACCACGAGGTGATCGCGGAGGAGTACGCGGTGATGGACCGCGCCGGCCGGGTGCAGGTGCCGCGCGAGTACCGCGAGGCGCTCGCGCTGACCCGCCGGGTCCGGCTCGCGCTCGAGTCCGACCACGTCTCGATCAAGAGAGACGACACATGAACATCTTGACGGTACGCGGCGTGAGCCGGCGGTTCGGCGACGTGCACGCGCTGCGGGACGTGTCGTTCGAGGTCGAGGCCGGGACCATGGTCGCGCTGGTCGGCCGGTCCGGCTCCGGCAAGACCACGCTGCTCAACGTGATCGGCGGCCTGGACCGCCCGGACAGCGGCACGGTCCACGTCGACGACGTCGAGGTCACCGCGCTCGACGAGGACGGCCTGGCCCACCTGCGGCGGGAGCGCGTGGCGTACGTCTTCCAGACGTTCGGCCTGATCCCGGTGCTCTCCGCGGCCGAGAACGTGGGCGCGCCGCTGCGCCTGGCCCGCACGCCCGCCGCCGAGCGGGAGAAGCGCGTCCAGCTGCTGCTGGAACTGGTCGGCCTGGCCGGCCACGCGGCGCAGCGACCCGGCGAGATGTCCGGCGGTCAGCAGCAGCGCGTCGCGATCGCCCGCGCGCTGGCCGCGTCGCCCCGGCTGCTGATCGCGGACGAGCCGACCGGGCAGCTCGACGCGGAGACCGGCCTGGCCGTGATGGCGCTGCTGCGCGGCATCGTCGAGTCCGAGGGCGTCACCGCGCTCGTCTCCACCCACGACCCGGTGATGATGGCGCTGGCCGACCGGGTGCTCGACATCCACGACGGAACGATCGCGTGAGCGCGCCGGGGCCCGGCCGGCGGCGCGGCGTCGAGGTGGGCGTCGGATGAGCTTCCTGGCGCGGCGGGCGAGAGCGCAGTGGCCGCTGCTGTGCGCGCTGCTCGCCGTGGTCACGGTCGGGGTCACGGTGCTCGGCGTCTGCGCGCTGCTGATCACGCGGACCGGCGAGCGCGCGGTGGAGACCGCGGCCGCCCGCGCCACCGTCGACGACATCAGCGTCACCGCGTACACGGTCACGGTCCGCGGCGGGGACGCGCGGTCGGTGATGGACGACAGCGGCGCGGTGCTGACCGAGGCGCTGGCACCGCTGCCGGTCACGCTCGCCACCCGCACGTCCACGCTGCTCCGTCCGCTGCCGACGATGCCGAAGGGCGGCGACTTCCCGGCCCAGGGCTACCTCTCCGCGCTCTCCGACCTGGACTCACGGGTCGAGCTGCTGGACGGTCGCCTGCCCGGCACCGGCTACGAGACCGTGCTGCTGAGGAGCACCGCGACGCTGCTCGGCCTGGAGATCGGCGACCGGGTGCCGTTCGGCGTGGAGAACTCCCCGGAGCGCCCGGCCGGCTTCGAGGTCACCGTGGTCGGCATCGTCGCGGCCCTGCCCGGCACCGGCTGGGAGCGCGATCCGCTGACCGGCAGCGGGTTCGACCCCGACCACAACGACGGCCGGTTCCAGCGGCCGCTCAGCACGTACGGCCCGTTCCTGGTCGGCCTGGACGCGGTGCTGGCCAGCGGCTCCTCGCTGGACCGGCTGGACGTCACCGCGCTACCCGACCTGTCCGCCGCGGACCGCCGCGACCTCGAGGCGGTCGAGACCCG
This genomic window from Catenuloplanes niger contains:
- a CDS encoding ABC transporter ATP-binding protein, which encodes MTTTPLSLPAPPERAPEFGGDSLIVCENLVRIYQTGSIEVQALQGLDLTVDAGEMVAVVGASGSGKSTLLSILAGIDAPTAGRARVDTWNLLDMSRADRVRYRRHTVGFVRQQTASNLVPYLTARQMVDLPMTAARTPSRTRKARVPELLAMLGVGDLADRRPAQLSGGQQMRVAIAVALANAPRVLLADEPTGELDTTTSAEVFGALRDVNRELGVTVVVVTHDPEVSGQVERTVAIRDGRTSSEVLRRAAVNGDGDHEVIAEEYAVMDRAGRVQVPREYREALALTRRVRLALESDHVSIKRDDT
- a CDS encoding MHYT domain-containing protein, which translates into the protein MSGQIHHFEYGVITPVLSYALSVLGSVLALTCAVRAREADSTGRRARWIAGASIALGGTAIWTMHFIAMLGFGVEGTTIRYGVPLTVVSLVLAIVSVGIGLSLVGFGRANFVKILGGGLFTGVGVAAMHYTGMAGMQLDGTIRYDPVPVVLSVLIAVVAAIVALWLSVRVRGGWAIAGSALIMGVAVNGMHFTGMTAMRVELHSETVRHTGVTSGTLLVPIVVGVIVGVIGLVYAMLSAPSDEDRAALAYIESRRNAGAAPGPGPADGAGPAPAGPPAGRGRRGVIAAGDAFAPQPPRAPTPGGSGFHGFEPRKKT
- a CDS encoding ABC transporter ATP-binding protein; amino-acid sequence: MNILTVRGVSRRFGDVHALRDVSFEVEAGTMVALVGRSGSGKTTLLNVIGGLDRPDSGTVHVDDVEVTALDEDGLAHLRRERVAYVFQTFGLIPVLSAAENVGAPLRLARTPAAEREKRVQLLLELVGLAGHAAQRPGEMSGGQQQRVAIARALAASPRLLIADEPTGQLDAETGLAVMALLRGIVESEGVTALVSTHDPVMMALADRVLDIHDGTIA
- a CDS encoding polysaccharide deacetylase family protein — encoded protein: MRPLRYVAVLLVAVVLLAPGAALAAAPGAAAVGTVSLTFDDGPHATYTPQILDVLAAERVTATFCLVGTQAQRYPALVRRIVADGHRLCNHSMRHDNMSTWTPAQIEADLLAANAAIRAAAPDARIPYFRAPYGAWGQSAAVAAGLGMARLGWTVDPRDWSRPGTDAIVTAVLAQLRPGGIVLMHDGGGDRSQTVAALAVLIPRLRTDGWTFAVPPTLTPAAA
- a CDS encoding TetR/AcrR family transcriptional regulator, producing MSPRAADPEVRPKLVEAAARILGEEGPAALTSRRLAAEVGTSTMAVFSRFRSMAEIHYAVRQEGFTRLHTALDALPRTADPVTDLVAACDELFAAGVRNPHLYRAMFIERPPEADDLGVGTYTRLVALVRRCVDAGRFPAAGGLPAAPEVWAAQLWSMRHGLVTMAIAGLLPPGQVRFVLDDMTLRLLIGYGDDPAHARVSISTGGQWHE
- a CDS encoding thermonuclease family protein; the encoded protein is MDPVQILWAPAGASMPNLGARALVDVTDGDTPNLRMPVRMLSVDTPEVTARSAERAAAIDQDFKQLASWMDEGRAPIGDALAEHLKPRLETGHAGTLHLAQGQAASEFGKANIAARLTRENGTRRNLFVRTADTPFDSNHRLLAYLAPDYSAAERRTMTREQRSTFNLDLVRAGWAAPFVIHPSIPGAADLALLIGAAVEARAARRGIWESAETLLAYEYRSMERLFQITRSLVAGRELTGGPRAWRERYCADMRTRELFGPEDYFRVEPEYRLWLRPDDLRGAIRDLNLVPSASLTLPPG
- a CDS encoding nitroreductase family deazaflavin-dependent oxidoreductase; the encoded protein is MPLTGEYAPSPSEYAREQAETFEASDGAERNDLRGKPIVVLTSVGAKSGKLRKTPLMRVEHDGRYAVVASLGGAPKHPVWYYNLIAHPHVELQDGDSKHDYDAREVHGAERAEWWERACEAWPDYATYQTKTDRVIPVFVLERRQA
- a CDS encoding DUF3159 domain-containing protein; its protein translation is MSDRFGELWERTGGFPGLVQSSLPPVALVAANGLWGLHPAIAVAGGVALAVAVWRASRGQSLRPAAGGLIGVVISGSLAARSGEARDFFLADIAWYGVAAVLLAISVLIRRPLVGVVWSVLRGAGPSWRHDPASLHGYDLATAVLAAVFATRFAVLHHLYTRDEVGWLTVSKILMNYPLWALALAVAVWAARRSGRRLAHCTA